A region from the Brassica napus cultivar Da-Ae chromosome C8, Da-Ae, whole genome shotgun sequence genome encodes:
- the LOC106423735 gene encoding mitogen-activated protein kinase kinase kinase 1-like has product MILEGLVSIHDHGYVHCDIKPDNLLLFPSSISSYELKISDFGKTLEVGEVPKFWESEFPCYWRWEGLVLEMYTGVIPWEGVNLDLLATRLRRGKAPEIPESLPSVAKAFIETVSQGILRREEALINCCLIRSCLVHKLKKKTSNSFLLKLF; this is encoded by the coding sequence ATGATTCTCGAAGGTTTGGTCTCGATTCACGACCATGGCTATGTTCACTGCGACATCAAACCAGACAACTTACTCCTGTTCCCTTCTTCGATATCATCGTACGAGCTCAAGATTTCTGATTTTGGCAAAACGTTAGAGGTGGGAGAGGTTCCTAAATTCTGGGAAAGTGAGTTCCCATGTTACTGGAGATGGGAAGGTTTGGTACTGGAGATGTACACTGGCGTGATTCCTTGGGAAGGAGTTAATCTCGATCTTCTAGCGACTCGTCTCCGTCGTGGCAAAGCTCCCGAGATCCCAGAGAGTTTACCTTCCGTTGCAAAGGCTTTCATCGAAACTGTTTCTCAAGGAATCCTGAGAAGAGAGGAAGCGCTTATAAATTGCTGTCTCATCCGTTCTTGCCTCGTCCacaagttgaagaagaagacaagtaACTCGTTTCTGTTGAAGTTGTTTTAA
- the LOC106423767 gene encoding protein argonaute 1 produces the protein MVRKKRTDGSSEGGEGSGSREAGPHSGGGRGRGGYQQRGGRGGGGQQQGGRGYGPQSQQGGRGYGQPPQQYGGPREGQPPQHQHQQQYGGPRGGPPRGGHGGGGRGGAPSAGQPQRQSVPELHQATSPTYQAVSSQPTPSEVSPTRIPDTSAPVQEFEQLSIEQGASSQAIQPIPSSSKAFKFPMRPGKGQIGKRCMVKANHFFAELPDKDLHQYDVTITPEVTSRGVNRAVMKQLVDLYRESHLGRRLPAYDGRKSLYTAGPLPFVSKEFRILLHDEEEGAGGQRREREFKVVIKLAARADLHHLGMFLQGKQADAPQEALQVLDIVLRELPTSKYTPVARSFYSPDIGRKQSLGDGLESWRGFYQSIRPTQMGLSLNIDMSSTAFIEALPVTEFVCQLLNRDIRSRPLSDADRVKIKKALRGVKVEVTHRGNMRRKYRISGLTAVATRELTFPVDERNTQKSVVEYFYETYGFRIQHTQLPCLQVGNSNRPNYLPMEVCKIVEGQRYSKRLNERQITALLKVTCQRPQEREKDILRTVELNDYSHDPYAKEFGIKISASLASVEARILPPPWLKYHESGREGTCLPQVGQWNMMNKKMINGGTVSNWICINFSRQVPDNMARSFCQELAQMCHISGMAFNPEPVLPPVSARPEHVEKVLKTRYHDAMAKLSQGKEIDLLIVILPDNNGSLYGDLKRICETELGIVSQCCLTKHVFKMSKQYMANVALKINVKVGGRNTVLVDALSRRIPLVSDRPTIIFGADVTHPHPGEDSSPSIAAVVASQDWPEVTKYAGLVCAQAHRQELIQDLFKEWKDPQKGVVTGGMIKELLIAFRRSTGHKPLRIIFYRDGVSEGQFYQVLLYELDAIRKACASLEAGYQPPVTFVVVQKRHHTRLFAQNHNDRNSVDRSGNILPGTVVDSKICHPTEFDFYLCSHAGIQGTSRPAHYHVLWDENNFSADGLQSLTNNLCYTYARCTRSVSIVPPAYYAHLAAFRARFYMEPETSDSGSMASGSMARGGGMGGRNMRGPHVNAAVRPLPPLKDNVKRVMFYC, from the exons ATGGTGAGGAAGAAGAGAACTGATGGTTCGTCTGAAGGAGGTGAAGGGTCTGGCTCCCGTGAAGCTGGTCCACACTCTGGTggtggtcgtggtcgtggtggttaTCAGCAGCggggaggaagaggaggaggaggacagCAGCAAGGTGGAAGAGGTTATGGACCTCAGTCTCAACAGGGAGGTCGTGGGTATGGCCAGCCACCACAGCAGTACGGTGGACCAAGAGAAGGTCAGCCACCACAGCACCAACACCAGCAACAGTACGGTGGACCAAGAGGAGGACCACCTCGAGGTGGGCACGGCGGTGGTGGCCGTGGAGGTGCGCCCTCTGCTGGACAGCCACAGAGACAATCAGTTCCCGAGCTGCATCAAGCTACCTCACCAACTTATCAAGCGGTGTCTTCTCAGCCTACACCGTCTGAGGTGAGTCCTACACGGATTCCGGATACTTCTGCTCCGGTTCAAGAATTTGAACAGCTCTCTATTGAACAAGGAGCTTCGAGTCAGGCAATCCAGCCTATTCCATCTTCCAGCAAAGCTTTTAAGTTCCCAATGAGGCCTGGGAAAGGACAGATCGGCAAGCGTTGCATGGTAAAGGCCAACCACTTCTTTGCTGAGTTGCCTGACAAAGATTTGCACCAGTACGAT GTTACTATTACTCCAGAAGTCACATCAAGGGGTGTTAATCGTGCTGTGATGAAACAGTTGGTTGACTTGTATCGTGAGTCACACCTTGGAAGACGTCTTCCTGCATATGATGGTCGCAAAAGTCTCTACACTGCTGGACCGCTTCCATTTGTTTCCAAGGAATTCAGAATCTTGCTTCATGACGAGGAAGAAGGGGCTGGGGGACAAAG ACGAGAAAGGGAGTTCAAAGTTGTGATCAAGCTAGCTGCACGTGCTGATTTGCATCACCTAGGAATGTTTCTACAAGGGAAACAAGCTGATGCCCCTCAGGAGGCTCTGCAGGTTCTTGATATTGTTCTTCGTGAGCTGCCAACTTCCAA GTATACTCCTGTGGCCCGGTCATTTTATTCTCCTGATATAGGGAGAAAGCAATCATTGGGGGATGGCTTGGAGAGCTGGCGTGGATTCTACCAAAGCATTCGTCCCACACAGATGGGTTTATCACTCAACATAG atATGTCATCGACAGCATTCATAGAGGCACTTCCTGTGACTGAATTTGTTTGCCAGTTGCTGAATAGGGATATTAGATCTCGGCCTTTATCTGATGCTGATCGTGTGAAG ATCAAAAAGGCTCTTAGAGGTGTCAAGGTTGAAGTGACCCATCGAGGAAATATGCGCCGGAAGTACCGCATTTCTGGCCTGACTGCTGTGGCCACTCGAGAACTGAC atttccTGTTGACGAAAGAAACACCCAGAAGTCTGTTGTTGAATACTTCTACGAAACATATGGCTTTCGCATTCAGCACACACAGCTTCCGTGCTTGCAAGTTGGGAATTCTAACAGGCCAAATTATCTACCAATGGAG GTCTGCAAGATAGTTGAGGGTCAGAGATACTCAAAAAGGTTGAACGAGAGACAGATCACTGCTCTGCTGAAGGTGACTTGTCAGCGCCCCCAAGAACGAGAAAAAGATATCTTACGA ACGGTGGAGCTAAATGATTACAGTCACGATCCCTATGCTAAGGAGTTTGGCATCAAGATAAGTGCGTCTCTTGCCTCTGTTGAAGCTCGAATTCTGCCTCCTCCATGG CTCAAGTATCATGAATCTGGAAGGGAAGGGACTTGTCTGCCACAAGTTGGTCAGTGGAATATGATGAATAAG AAAATGATCAATGGCGGAACAGTGAGCAACTGGATCTGCATTAATTTCTCTAGGCAAGTGCCTGACAATATGGCACGTTCTTTCTGTCAGGAACTTGCTCAGATGTGCCACATATCTGGCATG GCCTTTAATCCAGAACCAGTCCTCCCACCCGTTAGTGCTCGCCCTGAGCATGTGGAGAAAGTCCTGAAAACTCGATATCATGATGCCATGGCCAAGCTATCTCAAGGAAAAGAGATTGATCTCCTTATTGTCATTCTGCCAGACAATAATGGATCATTATATG GTGATCTGAAGCGCATCTGTGAGACTGAACTTGGCATTGTGTCTCAGTGCTGCCTGACTAAGCATGTCTTCAAGATGAGCAAGCAGTATATGGCTAATGTGGCTTTGAAAATTAATGTCAAAGTTGGAGGAAGGAATACAGTGCTTGTTGATGCCCTGTCAAGGCGAATTCCTCTGGTCAGTGATCGCCCTACCATAATCTTTGGTGCTGATGTAACCCATCCTCATCCTGGAGAGGATTCAAGCCCGTCTATTGCTGCT gTTGTCGCATCCCAGGACTGGCCTGAAGTTACCAAATATGCTGGACTGGTTTGTGCTCAGGCGCACAGACAGGAGCTCATTCAGGATCTGTTCAAAGAATGGAAGGATCCTCAGAAAGGGGTGGTGACTGGTGGCATGATAAA GGAGTTACTTATAGCCTTCCGTAGATCAACTGGGCATAAGCCGTTGAGGATCATATTCTATAG GGACGGAGTTAGTGAAGGACAATTCTATCAGGTTTTGCTCTACGAGCTTGATGCCATCCGCAAG GCATGTGCCTCGCTGGAAGCAGGTTATCAGCCACCAGTGACGTTTGTGGTGGTGCAGAAGCGCCATCACACGAGGCTCTTTGCTCAGAACCATAATGATCGTAATTCAGTGGATAGAAGTGGCAACATCTTACCAG GAACTGTCGTGGATTCCAAAATATGTCACCCTACGGAGTTCGACTTTTACCTCTGTAGCCATGCTGGTATTCAG ggcACTTCTCGACCTGCTCATTACCACGTTCTTTGGGATGAGAACAACTTCTCTGCTGATGGACTCCAGTCTCTAACCAATAACTTATGTTACAC GTATGCGAGATGCACTCGTTCTGTATCTATTG TGCCGCCTGCGTACTATGCGCATCTAGCAGCGTTCAGGGCTCGGTTCTACATGGAGCCAGAGACATCAGACAGTGGTTCGATGGCGAGCGGGAGCATGGCACGTGGAGGTGGTATGGGTGGTAGAAACATGCGTGGGCCTCACGTGAACGCTGCTGTGAGGCCACTCCCACCTTTGAAAGATAACGTGAAGCGAGTTATGTTCTACTGCTGA